The following is a genomic window from Pseudomonadota bacterium.
CGCGCGCGAGAGAGGTGCTCGCGGCGCAGCTCGAAAGCCTTGGCTTGAGCAGCGAGCGAGTCGCCACCAGCGCCGAGGCGCTGTCGCTGTTGCGGGCAGCCGAGCGGTTCGATTTGGTTCTGGCGGAGGAGTCAGGCGAAAGGCCGGGCCTTTCGAGGTTACGGGACGGGCTGACCGGGGTGGACGCGACGCGTCCGCCACCCATCGTGCTGCTTCGGCCCATGGGCGAGGAGCGTACCGGCCCGGACCGTCAAGAGGGCGTGGCGCTGGAGCTGGGCAAGCCCGTCACCGAGGGCTGCCTTCGCTGGGCATGCGCTCAGCTCTTCGACCCGAGTGCGCAGGGGGAGCCTGAGGCGCGCAGGCTGGCATCCGGCGCCAAGCTCCCGGATCTCACCGGTATCCGCGTGCTCGTGGCAGAGGACAACCCCGTCAATCAGGAGGTCGCCGTCGGCATGCTGGAGCAGCTGGGGTGTGAGACCCAGGTTGTGGCCGACGGGCTGCAGGCTTTGAAGGTCCTCGAGTCCCCGCACGAGTTCGACCTGGCACTGGTCGATGGCGAGATGCCCGGGTTGGACGGCTACAGCCTCGCGCGGCGTCTGCGATCGCTGGAACGCGATCGCGGGCTGCCACCGCTGCCGCTCATCGGGCTGAGCGCCAATGCCACCGACTCGCATGTCATCAAGGCGCACGAGGCGGGCATGAACGAGTACCTCACCAAGCCCATCGACCAAGGTGTGCTTGCCACAGCCATCGAGCGAGTTGTGGCGCGCGGCGGCAAGGCGGGCGGGCCGGCGGCCGTGTCCTGCAGGAGCTCGGAAACAGCGTCGGGCCGTGTCAAGCTCGTTCGTGTGGCACCGCCGCCCGCCGGAATCGATGCTGCTGCGGGGCCTTCCTCACGGGATGCCGCCGCCCCTACCCTGGATCCTCGCGTACTGGAGAGCCTGCGCAGCCTGGACGCGAAACGGCCGGGCTTTCTTGCGCGGCTCGTCACAAGCTACCTGCGCGACGCACAGTCGCGTGTAGTGCGGCTCAACTCGGCGGCGCAGCATGCGGACGGCCCGCGGGTGGCCGACATCGCTCACGCCCTCAAGGGAAGCAGCCGCAACCTCGGAGCGCGGCGGCTGGCCGATCTGTGTTCGCGGCTGGAGCAGCTGGTCGAGGATGGCCAAGTTGCCCAGGCGACCGAGCTCGTGCCTGAGGTCGAGCACGAGTTGGCCCGAGCTCGTGCGGCGCTCGTGCAGCACACCGACCCGCCCGGCGCGGGACACGCAGGACACTAGTGCCCTACACGCTCCCCACATGAGGCGGTCGTTGCATTAGAATGACGTGTCAGTCTAATATCCCGGCCGCTTCCCCTGGTGCAGGGATCCGGCCGCATGGCTGTAGCCAACACCGCAGCTTTCTTCCGCGTCGAAGGCACGATCGTGCGTGCCGGAACGCTGTCGACCTGTGCGTACTTGGCGGCGAATCGGCCGGGGTTGGGCGAACGCATGCTGCGCCTGGGGCAGGTGGCGCTGACAGCGCCCGTGTATGGCCTGCTGGGGCAAAACGATCGCTCGCTCGTTAATCGCTTGGCGTACCTGCCCCTGCGCCACATGGGCCAGGACCGAGTCGCCGAGCTGGCAGAGGAATACTTCGACGTCGTGCTGAGGGAGCGCTTGCTCGAGCAGGGGCTCGAGCTGTTGCGCATGTGTCGCCGCCAGGGCCATCGGGTGGTGCTCATCTCGGAGAACCTGGCACCGATTGTCGACCTTCTGGCACGACACCTGACAGGGATCGACGACTACGTGTGTAATCATCTCGAAATACGCGACGCCCGAGCCACCGGGCGCTTGCTGGAGCCGGTGGTGGGCGGTCACGACAGCGGGCCATGGGCGAGTCGCTACGCCGCCGAGCACAACCTGGACCTGTCGCATTCGGTCGCCTATGGCGGCCACGGTCCGGACCTGCTGCTTTTGGCGAGCGTCGGGCACCCCTGTGCCGTCAATCCGGACCTGACCCTGCGGCGGGCTGCGCGCGACGCGGACTGGCCTATCGTCGAGTATCGAGCGTAAAGGGCCCTAAGGAGACGCTGGATGCAGCCCATTGCCGTGCGCGATACCTACCGCGGTCGCACTATCTTGCTGACCGGCGTAACCGGCTTTCTCGGCAAGGTCTGGCTGGCCATGGCGCTCGAGCAGCTGCCGGAGCTTGGTCGCATCTACCTCTTGTTGCGCTCGAAGAACCTGATGAGCGCGCTGCAGCGCTTCGAGAAGATGGTCAACACGTCGCCGGTGTTTCGGCGCCTGCACGAGGCG
Proteins encoded in this region:
- a CDS encoding haloacid dehalogenase-like hydrolase, with translation MAVANTAAFFRVEGTIVRAGTLSTCAYLAANRPGLGERMLRLGQVALTAPVYGLLGQNDRSLVNRLAYLPLRHMGQDRVAELAEEYFDVVLRERLLEQGLELLRMCRRQGHRVVLISENLAPIVDLLARHLTGIDDYVCNHLEIRDARATGRLLEPVVGGHDSGPWASRYAAEHNLDLSHSVAYGGHGPDLLLLASVGHPCAVNPDLTLRRAARDADWPIVEYRA